One segment of Chlorocebus sabaeus isolate Y175 chromosome 24, mChlSab1.0.hap1, whole genome shotgun sequence DNA contains the following:
- the LOC140710081 gene encoding uncharacterized protein: protein MEQSLLVPKPDPGGDPSSTSPRGLRNLLPSEPGPNPTSHQHRTSVQAFHWCRSENFFFDLSKIEKRLGDFSANPTLYSKEFRYLCQAYDLTWHDLQVILSSSLNPEERQRILPAARQHADQWHLTDATVPLGEMAVPSIEPDWNYQPQQPGRHRRDIMVQCLLAGMQTASNKVVNFDKLKEIIQHSDENPASFLNRLTEALAQFTRLDPTSPAGAAVLASYFISQSASDIRKKLKKVEDGPQTPIQDLVKLAFKVFNSREAAAETAELDKEKRRAVLQAQALVAALQPALPTLPAGKTQGKSPKGACFRCRDPKHWVDKCPQAKGSLPSNPCFKCGTTRH from the exons atggagcagtCCCTGTTAGTGCCGAAACCCGACCCGGGAGGAGACCCTTCCTCAACATCCCCTAGGGGTCTGAGGAACCTCCTCCCCAGCGAACCAGGTCCCAACCCAACCAGCCACCAACACCGAACAAGTGTTCAAGCTTTCCACTGGTGCCGCTCTGAGAATTTCTTCTTCG ATCTTTCCAAGATTGAAAAACGACTCGGCGATTTCTCTGCTAACCCCACCCTATACTCCAAGGAGTTTCGATACCTATGTCAGGCATATGATCTAACCTGGCATGACTTACAGGTCATTTTGTCCTCCTCCCTTAACCCAGAGGAAAGACAGCGTATTCTTCCAGCCGCCAGGCAACATGCAGATCAATGGCATTTAACTGACGCCACTGTCCCGTTAGGAGAGATGGCTGTCCCGTCCATAGAACCAGATTGGAACTACCAACCACAGCAGCCCGGCCGCCATAGGAGAGACATTATGGTTCAATGTCTCTTGGCCGGTATGCAGACAGCCTCTAACAAAGTGGTCAATTTTGATAAACTAAAGGAAATCATCCAGCACTCAGATGAGAACCCGGCTTCCTTCCTAAATCGCCTTACAGAGGCACTAGCCCAATTTACTCGGCTAGACCCCACCTCCCCAGCCGGAGCAGCTGTCCTAGCCTCCTATTTTATCTCCcagtcagcctcagatattcgaaaaaagctaaaaaaggtTGAAGATGGGCCTCAAACCCCTATACAGGACTTAGTAAAATTggcctttaaagtttttaactccagagaagcagcagctgagACTGCAGAGctagacaaggagaaaagaagggctgTGCTTCAGGCGCAAGCTCTAGTGGCTGCTCTCCAACCAGCGTTGCCCACTCTGCCGGCAGGGAAGACACAGGGCAAGTCTCCTAAGGGCGCTTGCTTCAGATGCAGAGACCCCAAGCATTGGGTTGATAAGTGCCCTCAGGCAAAGGGGAGTCTACCGTCCAATCCTTGTTTCAAGTGTGGCACAACTAGGCATTAG